One Acidobacteriota bacterium genomic window, TGTGGCACGCCGATCGGAACCGGAAAAACTTCCACGTCCGACGACTGGTTGCCGCCTGATCGTCTCGTTCCCGTGTATTCCGCATAACGTCCACGGCTCACCCGCGGCCGCTCACGGTTCCTCGGCGGCCGTCGGGTGCAGCCGTTGGTTGGGCAGCTCCCTGATCTGGATCCGGGGTAGGTCCCAGGCTGCAGGGTGCACTGACCCGCTACTCGACAGCCATCACGGTCGCGCGCAGCTCATTGATGTGTGTCGCTTTAATCACTACGCCCGCTGACAGAGTCCCGTCAGTGTAGACTGGCGGCAAAAGCCCCCGTGCCACGTAGACATCCGCCAGGGCTGTCCTGAGATCGACAATGTGCCGCGCCTGGACCACTGTGCTGTTGGCGGCCGGATTTGGGTCGGCCCATAGGAAGGCGGGCAAGCCCTCCCGCGTACGCACCGCGTCGATATGGTCGCGAAGCTGCATCATGTGCGCGAGCCGGATGACTGTCGACCCCGGCGTCAACAGGCTGTCCTCGAACACCGAGAGCGTTCTGACCGTGAAACGATCGATCAGTGCTACGAAGGCCTGATTCGCGCCCGCGTTGTCGACCGCCTGCAGCGACGGGTCGTACGCATCGCTCCAATCGGAGGAAGCGGGCCCCCACACAATCATGTCGGCGTGCATCGGACGTTGCGGTACGAAGGTCGTCGTCGAAAAGAGTGCGACGGCGTCGACGTAGTAAGTGAGTCGCGAGGTGCCCCACCGAATCTTCCACTCGTGATACGCCAGCGGATCGAATCCAGGCGGCAGATCTACAACCGGACCGTGGCCCGCACCGAGGGGCTCCGCGGCATACCGGTTTAACTGAACTCTCAGCGGCGACACTCCGGCCTGCAGGTAGTTGCTGACGACCTCGATATCGACTTCGTCGTGATCGGTCGAGCAGGACGCACCGCATCCGTAGAAATACAGGCCGTACACAAGGCCACGCTGGAGACTGGTGAGGCGCATTCGAAACGCGAGAACCACGTCGGTCGTCGGGGATGGCTGAAACAACACGCGTGTCTTCGCGTGAGTGCCGTAGAGAGAGAGGCCCGTTGGGTTGAAGGTGTCGAGCGCGAGTCGGGCCGACCCATCCGCGACGACAAAGCGCCCGACACCGCCCTCGGTGACCCAATCTCTTAGTTGCGTGCGGCCGAGAAACGACCCCGCACCTATCTCCGTCGTCCAGATTGAGCGATCGAGCCGGTCAGCAGGAGCGCTGAAGTCGTCGGAGAAGGTCTGCGCCCAGCCTACCGACGGGACGATGAGCCACGCAAGGAGCAAGCATTTGACGATCATCCATGACATATGGCACGCCTGCAGCGAATCTGAGCCTGCCCAACGTTTCCGGCTCACCCGCGGCCGCTCACGATCGCGCGGCGGCCGTCGGGTGCAGCGCGTGTTAGGCGGCACGCTCAAGCCTGGTAGGAGAGCCCCCGGCACGTCGGTGCAGCCTGCGTGTGACCTAGCGAAGGATAAGGATATGCGTGACGTCAAAGTTCCCCTGGTTCTTGTGCGGGATGTACGTCACTCGTATTCTCATACCATTTTCGCAGCACGTTCCGCCTTCTACTGACGGATTCTTCCCTTGACCGGCGTTGAATTCCGTGACGAAACGATATTCCTTGCCCCCCGCTTCCATGGTGTAACCACGCCAGTACCGTGTTCCATCAGGGCCGGTGACAACCCCTTCAAGCGTTTGCGGTTGGCGCGGGAGTACCTGCGATGCCTTGACATCGCATTCTTCCACCCTCCAACCATTATCAGTCTGGCGGAATTGACAGGTGCCGGTGAGACGAACTGCACTTTCTTCCTCAAAGAATGTCGAGCCTGCCAGCGCTAAGTTCTCCAGCGTGCTCGGCTCGCGCGCGAGGACGGCAAAGTTACTCCAGTAGCCGACAAAAGCGTTTCCCTGCTTCCAAATGTCCTTCACGATGGACAGATCAGCGCTCCACTCAAGAACGTACATCTTGGTGCCAGCCAACTCCTGATCGAACCCATTCGTCTTCGCGAAGCGCGCGAGGGCAATCGCGCCGCCAGACTGACCGCTAACCTTTTGATCAAAATACTGCCGCGCCAGCGCTTCACGGTTGTCTGCGATCGAACAAGCCTGGGTCCCAATGTGTGAAAGCAGGAACAACCCAATCAACGGTAAGCGCTTGATCCATTTGGTCACACGGCCTCCCATCAAGTCCTGATCCGGTTCGTCGCCTTGTCCGCCGAACGATCCCGCATCACCCGCGGCCGCGGTGCGTCAGCTCCGGCGGCCGTCGGGTGCATGCGGTGGTTCGGCGGCGTTTAGCCGTCATCGTGGTTCCTCTCGCGTTCCGATCCTCTCGCGAACGCGCCCGAGCCAGTCGTCGTCCAGTCTGAAGTTGAAGACCTTGATCTGATCGCCTGGCGCGTACACTGCCGTCAGCTCGCTCAGATACGTGGCCTTGAGATCGGCCGCAGCGCGTCGAGACAGAACGCCTTCGTCGGCATATAGAGCAAAGAGCTGCTCCGGCAGGTCGAACGTGAAGATCGGCTCCCGCTGTCCCGATTGGTGGACGGACCAACCCTGTGCGTTGTGTTCCTCGGGCAAGTAAATCTCGACGCGTTCCAGGGCTGGGAGCCGTTCGAGGTCGAGACCCGGACGTGGCACGAGGAACACCGGGAAAGCCTGTCCAATGGTGGCGACGAGAGCCTGGCCGATCTGCCGCGTGGACGCAGCCACAGGATCGAGCCATGGAAACCGGGCCGCTCCTCCAGGAGGGACCACATCTGGTTGGAGGCGCCGGCGCAGTTCTCTCCGGACCTCCGAGACAGTGATCTCCGCTACTTGGCCGTCAGCCCTCAGCGTCAAGCCGTCCGTGGCGGCTTCAATCGATCGCAGGATGGGCGCGAAGTTGGACGACCGTGCAAGCGGCAACAGGTAGACGTCGTGAGCGAAGGCGTAGTCCTGCGCATCCGCGGTGAAGGGGGAGGAGCTGAAGATGGCACCTTGGTAGTGGTACCGCGCCGGCGCCGGGTGTCGTGCGTCGCGAGCTACCCAGTACTCGGATACGTCTTTGATTACGCCGACGGTTCCTCGGACGATCGGCAGCCCGATCGG contains:
- a CDS encoding family 16 glycosylhydrolase, whose product is MIVKCLLLAWLIVPSVGWAQTFSDDFSAPADRLDRSIWTTEIGAGSFLGRTQLRDWVTEGGVGRFVVADGSARLALDTFNPTGLSLYGTHAKTRVLFQPSPTTDVVLAFRMRLTSLQRGLVYGLYFYGCGASCSTDHDEVDIEVVSNYLQAGVSPLRVQLNRYAAEPLGAGHGPVVDLPPGFDPLAYHEWKIRWGTSRLTYYVDAVALFSTTTFVPQRPMHADMIVWGPASSDWSDAYDPSLQAVDNAGANQAFVALIDRFTVRTLSVFEDSLLTPGSTVIRLAHMMQLRDHIDAVRTREGLPAFLWADPNPAANSTVVQARHIVDLRTALADVYVARGLLPPVYTDGTLSAGVVIKATHINELRATVMAVE
- a CDS encoding restriction endonuclease, translated to MASIHQVRGALLEETVLMLLRAAGYRTVSEPGVDPTLGMVAAGLTVAGRGARHQIDAVADFRLGQPFSNPQRLLVETKSYRDDRPIGLPIVRGTVGVIKDVSEYWVARDARHPAPARYHYQGAIFSSSPFTADAQDYAFAHDVYLLPLARSSNFAPILRSIEAATDGLTLRADGQVAEITVSEVRRELRRRLQPDVVPPGGAARFPWLDPVAASTRQIGQALVATIGQAFPVFLVPRPGLDLERLPALERVEIYLPEEHNAQGWSVHQSGQREPIFTFDLPEQLFALYADEGVLSRRAAADLKATYLSELTAVYAPGDQIKVFNFRLDDDWLGRVRERIGTREEPR